In a single window of the Populus alba chromosome 16, ASM523922v2, whole genome shotgun sequence genome:
- the LOC118052104 gene encoding uncharacterized protein, whose protein sequence is MVTVNIGMLHYLIDHIYGAFMHRTKISPPFFSRGWGGSKLELLERMIKDLFPEVEGQNWPPSLIQPIWRTVWETRSACLREGVFRTTCDEQLISALPPESHTARVAFLAPKHVPPQKMACVVHLAGTGDHSFDRRLHLGGPLLKENIATMVLESPFYGRRRPMLQHGAKLLCVSDLLLLGRTTIDETRSLLHWLDSEAGFGKMGVCGLSMGGVHAAMVGSLHPTPVATLPFLSPHSAVVAFCEGILRYGTAWEALREDLAVQKPAMTLEDVRERMRNVLSLTDVTRFPIPKNPNAVIFVAATDDGYIPKHSVLELQKAWPGSEVRWVTGGHVSSFVLHNDEFRRAIIDGLNRLEWKEPPF, encoded by the exons ATGGTAACAGTCAATATAGGAATGCTTCATTATTTAATAGACCACATTTATGGAGCGTTTATGCACAGAACCAAAATAAGCCCACCTTTCTTTTCTAGAGGGTGGGGTGGTTCAAAGCTTGAGCTTTTAGAGAGAATGATTAAGGACTTATTCCCTGAAGTTGAAGGCCAAAATTGGCCTCCAAGTTTAATACAACCTATTTGGAGAACAGTTTGGGAGACCAGAAGTGCTTGTTTAAGAGAAGGTGTTTTTAGGACTACTTGTGATGAGCAGTTGATTAGTGCATTGCCTCCTGAGAGTCACACTGCAAGGGTTGCTTTTCTTGCACCCAAACATGTCCCACCACAGAAGATGGCCTGTGTGGTTCATCTCGCAG GCACTGGGGACCATTCATTTGATCGGAGATTGCATCTTGGTGGACCATTATTGAAGGAAAATATTGCAACCATGGTGCTAGAGAG CCCTTTCTATGGACGGAGACGACCCATGCTGCAGCATGGCGCAAAGCTCTTGTGTGTTAGTGACTTGCTTTTATTAGGTAGGACAACCATTGACGAAACACGCAGTCTTTTACATTGGTTAGACTCTGAGGCAGGGTTTGGAAAGATGGGTGTTTGTGGACTGAGCATGG GAGGAGTACATGCTGCAATGGTTGGATCACTGCACCCCACACCTGTTGCaacccttccttttctttctccacACTCTGCTGTTGTGGCATTCTGTGAGGGGATATTGAGGTATGGCACTGCATGGGAGGCACTGAGAGAGGATCTTGCAGTGCAAAAGCCTGCAATGACTCTCGAGGATGTGAGAGAACGGATGCGAAATGTGCTGTCTCTCACAGATGTCACGCGCTTTCCAATTCCCAAAAATCCCAATGCTGTAATATTTGTTGCTGCAACC GATGATGGATACATACCAAAACACTCTGTTTTGGAGCTTCAAAAAGCTTGGCCAGGCTCAGAGGTGAGATGGGTTACTGGTGGACATGTCTCATCCTTTGTTCTGCACAATGATGAGTTTCGGAGAGCGATTATTGACGGGCTTAACAGATTAGAGTGGAAGGAACCTCCATTTTGA
- the LOC118052115 gene encoding polygalacturonase inhibitor, with protein sequence MKALFISLLALNLLSLSFSELCNPHDKQVLLQIKKHFGDPYLLASWLSDTDCCTSWNQVECDATTNRIVSLRIFSGDLSGEIPAEVGDLPYLETLEFHKLTNITGPIPPSISNLIHLISLRLSNLNLTGPVPDSLSKLKNLRVLTLSFNSLSGSIPSSLALMPEIDILELDRNNLTGPIPESFGNFAGRVPGISLSHNQLSGKIPASLDNTDFRLIDFSRNKLEGDASMLFGPNKTSGSVDLSRNLLEFNLSKVVFPNTLTYLDVNHNKIFGSIPTQMTQLNHLSLNVSYNRLCGQIPQGGKLQTFDYTAYFHNRCLCGAPLASCK encoded by the coding sequence ATGAAAGCCCTCTTCATCTCCTTACTTGCTCTCAATCTCCTTTCACTCTCCTTTTCAGAACTTTGCAATCCCCATGATAAACAAGTTCTGctccaaattaaaaaacattttggtgATCCTTACCTCCTAGCCTCATGGCTATCGGACACGGACTGCTGCACATCTTGGAACCAGGTGGAGTGTGACGCCACCACCAACCGCATTGTTTCCCTGAGAATCTTTTCTGGCGACCTTTCTGGTGAAATCCCTGCTGAAGTCGGGGACTTGCCCTATCTTGAGACCCTTGAGTTCCACAAGCTGACAAATATTACAGGCCCGATACCGCCCTCCATTTCCAATCTCATACATCTCATTTCACTCAGACTTAGCAACCTCAACCTCACTGGCCCAGTACCTGACTCTCTTAGCAAACTCAAGAATCTGAGAGTATTGACCCTGTCTTTCAACAGCCTCTCAGGATCAATACCAAGTTCACTCGCTTTAATGCCGGAAATTGATATTCTTGAATTGGATAGGAATAATCTTACTGGTCCAATCCCAGAATCATTTGGCAACTTTGCAGGCAGAGTACCGGGTATTTCCCTGTCTCATAACCAACTTTCTGGTAAAATCCCTGCTTCATTAGACAACACAGACTTTCGTTTGATTGATTTCTCACGCAACAAACTTGAAGGTGATGCTTCCATGCTTTTTGGGCCAAACAAAACTAGTGGAAGTGTGGATCTCTCCAGGAATTTGCTGGAGTTTAATCTTTCGAAGGTGGTGTTTCCCAACACTTTGACATATTTGGATGTTAATCACAATAAGATTTTCGGGAGCATTCCTACTCAGATGACTCAGTTAAATCACCTGTCCTTGAACGTGAGTTACAACAGGCTTTGCGGTCAGATTCCCCAAGGTGGTAAATTACAGACCTTCGATTACACCGCATATTTCCATAACAGGTGCTTGTGCGGCGCTCCACTGGCAAGCTGCAAATAG